A DNA window from Synechococcus sp. UW179A contains the following coding sequences:
- the pyrE gene encoding orotate phosphoribosyltransferase, giving the protein MPVNSEPLMDREVLLDRLAREAYRHGQFTLASGRSSEHYVNCKPVALSGSGLALLSPAMLALVDNNAVAVGGLTLGADPLVSGVAMAAAQQGRDLNALIVRKQAKGHGTSAWLEGPLPEAGALVTVLEDVVTTGGSSIQAVNQLKEAGYAVRRVITIVDREEGGQEAMDEAGLELVSLFRLSEVAARAKELEQ; this is encoded by the coding sequence ATGCCCGTCAATTCCGAGCCGTTGATGGATCGCGAGGTCCTGCTGGACCGACTGGCCCGGGAGGCTTACCGGCACGGGCAGTTCACCCTCGCATCGGGTCGCAGCAGCGAACACTATGTGAACTGCAAACCGGTGGCCCTGAGCGGCAGCGGCCTGGCGTTGCTCAGTCCCGCCATGCTCGCCCTGGTGGACAACAATGCCGTAGCCGTTGGAGGGCTCACGCTTGGGGCCGATCCCCTGGTGAGCGGTGTGGCCATGGCAGCGGCGCAGCAGGGCCGTGATCTCAATGCACTGATTGTGCGCAAACAGGCCAAAGGCCATGGCACCAGTGCTTGGCTGGAAGGCCCACTGCCTGAGGCTGGTGCCCTCGTGACGGTGCTGGAGGACGTCGTCACCACAGGTGGGTCATCGATCCAGGCTGTTAACCAGCTGAAAGAAGCCGGATATGCCGTTCGGCGTGTGATCACCATCGTGGATCGTGAAGAAGGTGGTCAGGAGGCCATGGATGAAGCGGGCTTGGAACTGGTCAGCCTGTTTCGATTGAGCGAGGTGGCTGCCAGAGCCAAGGAGCTTGAACAGTGA
- a CDS encoding folate-binding protein YgfZ has translation MSRDQDVKALIWDARFPLIRLEGQGCSSFLHGQTSAKVDGCAQGVLVQACWLNATGRVQALLEIRLDSAGADVLVLNGDSNSVAGGFDRVIFPADQVRLGEQRQQRRLQRLEAGKAPDWNQVVWLSDSSEPQNSWADLSPCNASELESWRNKQGWPLGDQELTGDTNPFELGLSDWVELNKGCYLGQETVAKLASRGGVKQQLRCWQSTSETQNILQSGDQLKLNDSRAGIITSVCNDPVTRSSFGLALVRRQALDAEILQAGNSDVEVSIARPSAFCDPPARG, from the coding sequence ATGAGCAGGGATCAGGACGTCAAAGCATTGATCTGGGATGCGCGATTCCCGCTCATCCGTCTCGAGGGCCAAGGATGCAGCAGCTTTCTGCATGGCCAAACCAGCGCCAAGGTGGATGGCTGCGCCCAAGGCGTTCTGGTCCAGGCCTGTTGGCTCAATGCGACAGGCCGCGTGCAGGCCCTGCTTGAAATCCGCCTGGATTCCGCTGGGGCCGATGTGCTCGTTCTCAACGGAGACAGCAACAGCGTCGCTGGCGGGTTTGATCGGGTGATCTTTCCTGCAGACCAGGTTCGACTAGGAGAGCAGCGCCAGCAGCGCAGGCTGCAACGCCTTGAGGCGGGCAAGGCACCCGACTGGAACCAGGTGGTGTGGCTGAGTGACAGCAGCGAACCTCAGAACTCATGGGCAGATCTCTCACCCTGCAACGCCTCAGAACTGGAGAGCTGGCGGAATAAGCAAGGCTGGCCCCTGGGAGATCAAGAGCTCACTGGCGACACCAATCCCTTTGAACTGGGTTTATCCGATTGGGTAGAGCTCAACAAAGGCTGTTATCTCGGACAGGAAACCGTGGCCAAGCTGGCATCCCGCGGCGGTGTGAAACAGCAGCTGCGCTGCTGGCAAAGCACCTCTGAAACTCAAAATATCCTGCAAAGCGGAGATCAGCTCAAGCTGAATGACTCGCGTGCCGGGATCATCACCAGCGTGTGCAACGACCCTGTAACAAGGAGCAGTTTCGGACTCGCTCTGGTCAGACGTCAGGCGCTTGATGCGGAAATACTGCAAGCAGGAAACAGTGATGTAGAGGTCTCCATCGCACGACCCAGTGCCTTCTGCGACCCACCAGCCCGAGGTTGA
- a CDS encoding TM0106 family RecB-like putative nuclease produces the protein MGDTPSADKPLTDRLLRSWTRCRRRAWLDRHGDQNKRVYTAHRTLQLDDQQRSFVALLPHKPAHGLAACERGEVGVVGLRLRGQTAEGYSIEAHPALLQRQPGRSRWGDYIYRPVLARQGRRLTREHRLQLALSARLLAQLQQAPVIDGLALAGAGRYLEKEKVALGENLQRQLDEALRKLAADLERSEPPPLASDRRKCSLCSWRGVCNAEARRIGHLSEVSGIGAKRREMLLELGIDGLQALADADPHRLAEQLQRFGDQHGAVAAPLVAQARAQRDGQAETLADSPALPELIKAPGVLLYDIESDPDARDDFLHGFVSLPRDPDGRWALERASYHPLLMLQEHGEGRCWQRIERFLNRYEGWPVLHYGETESLALCKMAQRQGASDKDRHALQRRLVDVHARLRSHWRLPLNSYGLKTVANWLGFSWSQAGVDGARALLWWRQWRGTGPLDRGHVQALRWIFTYNRDDGLATWTVAAWMLAADSRSQPRAGGSQKALGRAMETSTSLFPACSISASSA, from the coding sequence ATGGGTGACACCCCTTCTGCTGACAAGCCGCTGACCGACCGACTGCTGCGCAGCTGGACCCGCTGCCGGCGCCGGGCATGGCTCGATCGCCATGGTGATCAGAACAAAAGGGTTTATACCGCCCATCGCACACTGCAGCTTGATGATCAGCAACGCAGTTTTGTGGCGTTGCTGCCTCATAAGCCTGCACATGGGCTCGCGGCCTGCGAGCGGGGTGAAGTCGGTGTGGTGGGCCTGAGACTGCGCGGGCAGACCGCAGAGGGTTACAGCATCGAGGCCCATCCAGCTCTGCTGCAGCGTCAGCCCGGTCGCAGTCGCTGGGGCGATTACATCTACCGTCCCGTGTTGGCCAGGCAGGGACGACGACTTACCCGGGAGCATCGGCTTCAGCTGGCGTTATCAGCCCGGCTGCTCGCACAACTTCAACAGGCTCCTGTGATCGATGGCCTGGCTCTTGCGGGAGCAGGCCGCTACCTCGAGAAGGAGAAGGTTGCTCTCGGTGAAAATCTGCAGCGTCAGCTGGATGAGGCTCTGCGCAAACTGGCGGCTGATCTGGAGCGGAGCGAGCCACCCCCGCTCGCGTCTGACCGGCGAAAGTGCTCGTTGTGCAGCTGGCGAGGTGTCTGCAACGCCGAAGCACGCCGGATTGGGCATCTCAGTGAGGTCAGTGGTATCGGTGCCAAGCGGCGGGAGATGCTTCTCGAGCTGGGGATTGATGGTTTGCAAGCACTTGCCGATGCCGATCCCCATCGCCTGGCCGAGCAGCTGCAGCGATTTGGAGACCAGCACGGCGCCGTGGCGGCTCCCCTTGTGGCTCAGGCTCGAGCCCAGCGGGACGGGCAGGCGGAGACTCTGGCCGATTCACCGGCGCTGCCTGAACTGATCAAGGCGCCTGGGGTGCTGCTCTATGACATCGAATCAGACCCGGATGCCCGTGATGACTTTCTGCATGGATTTGTCTCTCTGCCTCGGGATCCCGACGGCCGCTGGGCTCTTGAGCGAGCCAGTTATCACCCATTACTCATGCTTCAGGAACATGGTGAAGGTCGTTGCTGGCAACGCATCGAGCGATTCCTGAATCGTTATGAGGGCTGGCCAGTCCTCCACTATGGCGAGACGGAGTCACTGGCTCTGTGCAAGATGGCCCAACGTCAGGGCGCTAGTGATAAAGATCGGCATGCCCTGCAGCGCAGGCTTGTCGATGTGCATGCTCGCTTGCGCAGTCACTGGCGACTTCCCCTCAACAGCTATGGGTTGAAGACAGTGGCCAATTGGCTTGGATTCAGCTGGAGTCAGGCAGGGGTGGACGGTGCAAGGGCTCTGCTCTGGTGGAGGCAGTGGCGTGGCACCGGACCGCTGGACCGTGGTCATGTCCAGGCTCTGCGCTGGATCTTCACTTACAACCGTGATGACGGCTTGGCAACCTGGACAGTGGCTGCATGGATGCTGGCAGCCGACAGCCGCTCTCAACCTCGGGCTGGTGGGTCGCAGAAGGCACTGGGTCGTGCGATGGAGACCTCTACATCACTGTTTCCTGCTTGCAGTATTTCCGCATCAAGCGCCTGA
- a CDS encoding phosphoglucomutase/phosphomannomutase family protein — protein sequence MASAPLPLCAAPIRFGTDGWRGVLGVDITVERLLPVAAAAAQELAHQAPDQHNSKTVVIGYDRRFLAPELAEAIATSVRGVGLEPLLTSTPVPTPACSWTVVQRRALGALVITASHNPPEWLGLKIKGPFGGSVDGTFTAAVERRLAAGSTSVPVAGELQRFDARNEHLEGLRTKLNLGAISSGLKAMGLRVIVDPMHGSAAGCVSDLFGSDAKGLVSEIRSQRDPLFGGCPPEPLASHLQDLIAAVQTSSRHGQPAVGLVFDGDGDRIAAVDEHGCFCSTQQLMPLLIDHLAGARQLPGSVVKTVSGSDLMRLVAEDLGREVLELPVGFKYIAAEMLAGDVLIGGEESGGVGFGMHLPERDALFAAMLVLEALVQGGMPLGARMQALRQRCGGSSHYDRLDLRLPDMESRRRLEHLLATQPPENVAGQTVSEVITTDGVKLRLGPSHWLMLRFSGTEPLLRLYCEAPDSDQVAAVLAWARSYAESA from the coding sequence ATGGCGTCGGCCCCCCTCCCTCTATGCGCAGCTCCGATCCGTTTCGGCACCGATGGATGGCGGGGTGTCCTCGGGGTGGACATCACCGTTGAACGGTTACTGCCGGTGGCAGCAGCAGCTGCACAGGAACTCGCCCATCAAGCACCGGATCAGCACAACAGCAAAACCGTGGTGATCGGCTACGACCGGAGGTTCCTGGCACCTGAGCTTGCTGAAGCGATCGCCACCTCAGTGCGCGGAGTTGGCTTGGAACCACTGCTCACAAGCACTCCTGTTCCCACACCGGCATGCAGCTGGACCGTAGTGCAGCGCCGAGCGCTGGGAGCCCTTGTCATCACCGCCAGCCACAACCCGCCTGAATGGCTGGGTTTGAAAATCAAAGGACCCTTCGGGGGATCGGTGGACGGCACGTTTACTGCCGCGGTGGAGCGGCGGTTGGCCGCAGGCAGTACCAGCGTTCCTGTTGCTGGGGAGCTGCAACGCTTTGACGCGCGCAACGAACACCTTGAAGGCCTGCGAACCAAGCTGAATCTGGGCGCCATCAGTTCTGGGCTAAAGGCCATGGGCTTGCGGGTAATCGTGGACCCAATGCATGGCTCTGCGGCAGGTTGTGTGTCTGATCTGTTCGGCTCGGATGCCAAAGGTCTTGTCTCTGAGATCCGCAGCCAGCGTGATCCTCTCTTCGGTGGCTGCCCTCCAGAACCGCTTGCCTCTCACTTGCAGGATCTAATCGCAGCGGTTCAAACCTCGAGTCGTCATGGGCAGCCTGCAGTGGGCCTTGTTTTCGATGGCGATGGTGACCGCATCGCGGCGGTGGATGAGCACGGTTGTTTCTGCAGCACCCAGCAACTGATGCCTCTGCTGATCGACCATCTCGCTGGAGCCAGGCAGTTGCCGGGAAGCGTGGTCAAGACGGTCAGCGGTTCGGACCTGATGCGCCTGGTGGCTGAGGACCTGGGCAGGGAGGTCCTTGAACTTCCTGTGGGCTTCAAATACATCGCTGCAGAGATGCTGGCGGGTGATGTGCTGATCGGCGGAGAGGAGTCGGGAGGTGTCGGCTTCGGCATGCACCTACCTGAACGTGATGCGCTGTTCGCGGCCATGCTCGTGCTGGAGGCCCTGGTTCAGGGCGGAATGCCGCTAGGAGCCCGCATGCAGGCTCTGCGTCAGCGCTGCGGTGGCTCGAGTCACTACGACCGGCTCGATCTGCGCCTTCCCGATATGGAGTCACGCCGACGCCTGGAGCATCTGTTGGCGACCCAGCCTCCGGAGAACGTGGCAGGACAAACCGTGTCGGAGGTGATCACAACCGACGGCGTGAAACTCAGACTTGGCCCCAGCCACTGGTTGATGCTGCGCTTCTCCGGCACTGAACCACTGCTGCGGTTGTATTGCGAAGCACCCGACAGCGATCAAGTGGCGGCCGTGCTCGCCTGGGCCCGCAGCTATGCGGAGAGCGCTTAA
- the rdgB gene encoding RdgB/HAM1 family non-canonical purine NTP pyrophosphatase, translating into MGTQTLVIASGNQGKVREFQGLLRGLPLKVKAQPEGLDVEETGSTFTANARIKAVAVASKTGEWALADDSGLSVDALDGAPGVHSARYAPSDPERIARLLQALKCEDNRNASFCAALCVAAPDGTVLLEVEGQCKGSITRSPRGDQGFGYDPIFEVEGTQKTFAEMSLQEKKSHGHRGRAFALLEPRLRQLLSQQ; encoded by the coding sequence ATGGGCACACAAACACTGGTGATTGCCAGCGGCAACCAGGGCAAGGTGCGGGAATTTCAAGGCCTGCTGAGAGGACTGCCGCTGAAGGTGAAAGCCCAACCAGAGGGTTTGGACGTTGAGGAAACAGGCAGCACCTTTACCGCTAACGCCCGTATCAAAGCCGTTGCCGTGGCGTCCAAGACAGGGGAGTGGGCTCTCGCGGACGACTCAGGTCTGAGCGTGGATGCTCTTGATGGAGCTCCAGGTGTTCACTCCGCCCGCTATGCCCCGAGCGATCCGGAAAGGATCGCTCGACTCCTGCAGGCGCTTAAGTGTGAAGACAATCGCAACGCCAGCTTCTGTGCAGCTCTCTGCGTGGCAGCTCCTGACGGCACGGTGCTGCTCGAGGTGGAGGGGCAGTGCAAGGGATCAATTACTCGATCACCGAGGGGAGATCAGGGCTTCGGTTACGACCCGATTTTTGAAGTTGAAGGCACTCAGAAAACCTTCGCTGAAATGTCTCTGCAGGAAAAAAAATCCCACGGTCATCGTGGTCGGGCTTTCGCACTGTTGGAACCACGCCTGCGACAATTGCTGTCTCAGCAGTGA
- a CDS encoding SAM-dependent methyltransferase has translation MAIAMTTGYSAQTEGALLCIEAASDWALTCVDQLAAADSYVLIDYGAADGGTAVGLWHQVLDRLHANQPQAHLTLIGNDLPSNDNVALAENLALQIPRTPKPTVLVSARSFYEPSVGPNTVSFGFSATAMHWLSESPGPLNTHTHVLASSDADALQRFTAQALKDWTDILELRSKELKVGGRLLTVNLSRDEQGRYLGHNGGETRNVHDQLHQIWKGLADEGVISEEQYRKGTVLNFYKSPDEFMAPLKDQSSAPYCNGLRLVDERTVYVKCPYRRRWEENRDTAAFAAGLMATIRSWSRHSFASAAGDAAADEVYRRLEQRIAEAPSDWSLDYVEHHQMMEKVA, from the coding sequence ATGGCCATCGCCATGACCACCGGTTACAGCGCACAGACTGAAGGCGCTCTGCTTTGCATCGAAGCCGCCTCGGACTGGGCCCTGACTTGTGTTGACCAACTGGCTGCTGCTGACAGCTATGTCCTGATCGATTACGGCGCCGCTGATGGAGGCACTGCCGTAGGTCTATGGCACCAGGTGCTGGACCGCCTGCATGCCAACCAGCCCCAGGCCCACCTGACCCTGATCGGCAATGACCTGCCCAGCAACGACAACGTTGCCCTGGCCGAGAATCTGGCACTGCAAATTCCGCGCACTCCCAAACCCACGGTGCTGGTGAGTGCCCGCAGCTTCTACGAGCCATCTGTAGGTCCCAACACGGTGAGTTTTGGCTTTTCCGCCACCGCCATGCACTGGCTGAGTGAGTCGCCAGGTCCGCTGAACACCCACACCCATGTGCTGGCATCCAGCGATGCCGATGCTCTGCAACGCTTCACCGCACAGGCGCTCAAAGACTGGACTGACATTCTGGAATTGCGCAGCAAAGAGCTCAAGGTTGGGGGTCGCCTGCTGACGGTGAACCTCTCACGGGATGAACAGGGTCGTTACCTCGGCCACAACGGCGGCGAAACCCGCAATGTGCACGACCAACTGCATCAGATTTGGAAGGGCCTTGCCGACGAAGGCGTGATCTCCGAGGAGCAATACCGCAAGGGAACGGTGCTGAACTTCTACAAGTCACCCGATGAGTTCATGGCGCCTCTGAAAGATCAGAGCTCAGCGCCTTACTGCAATGGTCTGCGCCTGGTGGATGAGCGCACGGTGTACGTCAAGTGCCCCTACCGCCGCCGCTGGGAGGAGAATCGCGATACGGCAGCCTTCGCGGCTGGACTCATGGCCACGATCCGCAGTTGGAGCCGCCATAGCTTCGCCAGCGCTGCTGGGGATGCAGCGGCAGATGAGGTGTACCGCCGCCTGGAGCAACGCATCGCGGAAGCCCCCTCCGATTGGAGCCTGGATTACGTGGAGCACCACCAAATGATGGAGAAAGTGGCCTGA
- a CDS encoding Glu/Leu/Phe/Val dehydrogenase dimerization domain-containing protein yields the protein MTTTTRPAPDVSVLAEHVSDHLSVFVVAENTDARRPANGGLRLLNYPSDEACIADGQRLAGLMTHKHDLYGTGFAGGKIVARAAEPDAVKDELISITAGLLESLDGAMITGCDLNTSLEDMERLTELTPHVLAAVGSPVDASAATAHGTLGAVEAVLESSLADAKPGRALVHGCGAVGGTVARVLVQHGWTVFTVDLSQDRAGFPGATPLPQDCPWWELKLDLLLPCSISGLINAEIASALRVKSVVPAANAPFQNSQLADDLRRSGIRVLPDPLVNAGAVIADSIERFSPDAWKDAGADDVYDFVRGEVRQRATDYLNQRDQGLSVGAALGEVTAERETDPIGLSFGEMA from the coding sequence ATGACAACAACAACCCGACCCGCGCCGGACGTTTCGGTGCTAGCTGAGCATGTCTCAGACCATCTATCGGTATTCGTGGTGGCCGAGAACACTGATGCACGCCGCCCGGCCAACGGCGGCCTGCGTCTGCTCAATTACCCAAGCGATGAGGCCTGCATTGCTGATGGTCAGCGACTTGCTGGTCTGATGACCCACAAACACGACCTCTACGGCACTGGTTTTGCAGGCGGCAAGATCGTGGCGCGCGCCGCCGAACCAGACGCGGTGAAGGACGAACTGATCAGCATCACCGCGGGGCTTCTTGAGTCTCTCGACGGAGCCATGATCACAGGCTGTGATCTCAATACCAGCCTGGAGGATATGGAGCGCCTGACCGAGCTCACTCCCCATGTGCTGGCAGCCGTCGGCAGTCCTGTTGATGCCAGCGCAGCAACGGCTCATGGCACTCTCGGCGCTGTTGAAGCGGTGCTCGAATCATCCCTGGCTGACGCGAAACCGGGTCGAGCACTGGTGCATGGATGTGGCGCCGTCGGCGGCACGGTGGCTCGCGTCTTGGTTCAGCATGGCTGGACCGTGTTCACTGTGGATCTCAGCCAGGACCGTGCAGGCTTTCCTGGTGCCACTCCTCTGCCTCAGGACTGTCCCTGGTGGGAGCTGAAGCTGGATTTGCTGCTGCCCTGTTCGATCTCAGGTCTGATCAATGCTGAAATCGCCTCGGCTCTGAGGGTCAAATCCGTGGTTCCAGCCGCCAATGCACCGTTCCAGAATTCGCAACTAGCCGACGACTTACGTCGCAGCGGCATCCGAGTGTTGCCGGATCCACTGGTCAATGCAGGTGCCGTGATCGCTGACTCAATTGAGCGCTTCTCACCCGACGCCTGGAAAGATGCAGGTGCTGATGATGTCTACGATTTCGTGCGTGGTGAGGTGCGCCAAAGAGCCACTGACTACCTAAATCAGCGTGATCAAGGCCTTTCAGTTGGAGCTGCTCTGGGTGAAGTGACCGCCGAACGGGAGACCGACCCAATCGGCCTCAGCTTCGGAGAGATGGCATGA
- a CDS encoding FAD-dependent oxidoreductase has protein sequence MSSASLPAKAAVVIVGGGMAGLSCAASLARLGITDVVLLEAKTLAHAKASSFGETRMFREMYSDPVLCRLAQEANRLWREEEIHAGEQLRETHGLLFYGESWDEETIEGSIPGARLVMDEQGIPYEALNADQISTRFPLKPKSDFTGLFEPTAGAVRSDKVVAHWIRTARNAGHQLIEHCPVANLDADGGGVTLESGHHIAAEQLVVACGIWSQLMLAPLGLAPKLEVWPMLWAHYTVDPALADRYPQWFCFQKERGDDGGLYYGFPVLSHTNDGRPRIKAGIDWAPKELRVAEPNAMTTEPPARLVELLDTFLFNEVDGVQERVETVISPYSMASDVNFVLDRLSPKLSLFAGGSGQAFKFAPLIGDSLARLASGEAPAVDLSCWSHQREAVSA, from the coding sequence ATGAGCTCAGCTTCTCTTCCTGCCAAGGCCGCAGTGGTGATTGTCGGCGGTGGCATGGCCGGTCTTAGCTGTGCCGCGTCCCTGGCCCGTCTTGGGATCACTGACGTGGTGCTGCTCGAGGCCAAAACCCTGGCACACGCCAAAGCCAGCAGTTTTGGCGAAACCCGGATGTTCCGGGAGATGTATTCAGATCCCGTTCTCTGCCGTCTGGCGCAAGAGGCGAACAGGCTCTGGCGTGAGGAAGAGATTCACGCAGGAGAACAGCTGCGCGAAACCCATGGACTGCTTTTTTACGGCGAAAGCTGGGATGAGGAGACAATCGAAGGCTCGATTCCAGGAGCCCGCCTGGTCATGGACGAACAGGGCATCCCCTATGAAGCCCTCAATGCCGATCAGATCTCAACGCGTTTTCCTCTGAAACCAAAGAGCGATTTCACTGGACTGTTTGAACCCACCGCTGGTGCGGTTCGTAGCGACAAAGTGGTTGCCCACTGGATCCGCACGGCCCGCAACGCTGGACATCAACTGATCGAGCACTGCCCGGTGGCCAACCTGGATGCCGACGGAGGTGGGGTCACGCTTGAGAGCGGACATCACATTGCCGCCGAACAATTGGTCGTAGCTTGTGGCATCTGGAGCCAACTGATGCTGGCTCCACTGGGTCTCGCGCCGAAACTCGAGGTATGGCCCATGCTCTGGGCTCACTACACCGTGGACCCTGCTTTAGCAGATCGTTATCCGCAATGGTTCTGCTTCCAGAAGGAGCGCGGCGATGACGGCGGTCTTTATTACGGCTTCCCGGTGCTGAGCCACACCAACGACGGCCGGCCGCGAATCAAGGCGGGAATCGACTGGGCACCCAAAGAGCTGCGTGTCGCAGAACCCAATGCCATGACCACCGAGCCACCCGCAAGGCTGGTCGAATTGCTCGATACGTTCCTGTTCAACGAAGTTGACGGGGTCCAAGAACGGGTCGAAACGGTGATCAGTCCCTACTCGATGGCCAGTGATGTCAATTTCGTACTGGACCGTCTGAGCCCCAAACTGAGCCTGTTTGCCGGCGGCTCTGGCCAAGCCTTCAAATTCGCTCCCCTAATCGGCGACTCGCTGGCACGACTGGCCAGCGGTGAAGCCCCTGCTGTGGATCTTTCCTGCTGGAGTCACCAGCGCGAAGCCGTCAGCGCCTGA
- a CDS encoding BCCT family transporter — MPDPSTLQDGAPETNPWWRRRPLLIGAGPLLVFLVVAALDLKLAKHFTSSGKAIVSNALGGLWQWMVLLLFVIAIVLAVSPIGKLRLGGADAKPSLKFFDWCAVLICTLLAGGGVFWSAAEPLFHFGNPAPYFAGVEGSTAAAVDPSLAVSFLHWGFLAWALVATTVTITLSIQEQRGEPLRPRTLLVGILPSRWVEGPLGDLADGLSVVAAIAGTVGPLGFLSLQLSNAAGMLPAFTDSAGLQSLVVVLLTAVFATSTVSGIQRGIKWLSELNVWLTLALAAALLLLGPGLWLIQHFISAFGLYLTNLPRMALAPNSSPGNWVNGWTVFYWGWFLGYAPLMGLFTAGVSRGRTLRELVLAVAILCPIMTNIWFTLLGGSGMQLELANPGSISGPLTASGESGALLAILGQLPLSWLLIPVGLVLVVLFMATSADSMSYAAAMVVSAQSTPPALLRLFWALMIGSLTLVLLRIGTSLGDNTSINALQAFIVITAVPVTPLVLLSLWTAPRLAWKEWRQRQPAQG, encoded by the coding sequence TTGCCCGACCCATCAACCCTCCAGGACGGCGCGCCTGAAACTAACCCGTGGTGGCGACGCAGACCCCTGTTGATCGGAGCAGGGCCACTGCTGGTTTTTCTCGTAGTCGCAGCCCTTGACCTCAAACTTGCAAAGCATTTCACGAGCTCCGGCAAAGCCATTGTCAGCAATGCTCTCGGCGGTCTATGGCAGTGGATGGTGCTGCTGCTGTTTGTGATTGCCATCGTGCTGGCGGTCAGCCCGATCGGCAAGTTGCGCCTTGGAGGAGCTGATGCCAAACCAAGCCTGAAATTCTTCGACTGGTGCGCTGTGCTGATCTGCACGCTGCTGGCCGGCGGCGGCGTGTTCTGGTCTGCGGCCGAACCCCTGTTTCACTTCGGAAATCCAGCGCCCTACTTCGCCGGAGTTGAGGGATCGACTGCAGCTGCAGTCGATCCCTCCCTGGCCGTGAGCTTCCTGCACTGGGGATTCCTGGCCTGGGCCCTGGTCGCAACAACGGTGACCATCACACTCTCGATCCAAGAGCAACGGGGCGAACCTCTAAGGCCGCGCACGCTGTTGGTGGGCATCCTTCCCAGCCGCTGGGTGGAAGGTCCCCTGGGAGATCTCGCTGACGGACTCTCTGTGGTGGCGGCCATTGCAGGAACCGTGGGACCTCTGGGTTTTCTCTCTCTCCAACTCAGTAACGCTGCAGGGATGCTGCCGGCTTTCACAGACAGCGCCGGACTGCAATCTTTGGTGGTGGTCCTGCTCACAGCAGTGTTCGCCACTTCCACTGTGAGTGGAATTCAACGCGGCATCAAATGGCTCTCTGAGCTGAACGTCTGGCTGACCCTCGCTCTTGCCGCTGCTCTGCTGCTGCTAGGCCCAGGGCTGTGGCTGATTCAGCACTTCATCAGCGCATTCGGCCTATACCTCACCAATCTGCCGCGCATGGCCCTGGCACCCAACAGCAGCCCTGGCAATTGGGTGAATGGCTGGACTGTTTTTTACTGGGGCTGGTTCCTCGGCTACGCACCGCTGATGGGTCTGTTCACGGCCGGAGTCAGCCGCGGCCGCACTCTGCGCGAACTGGTCTTGGCGGTTGCCATCCTCTGCCCGATCATGACCAACATCTGGTTCACATTGCTCGGCGGCTCCGGCATGCAGCTGGAGCTCGCCAACCCCGGCTCGATCAGCGGCCCGCTCACAGCAAGCGGAGAGTCGGGAGCACTGCTGGCGATTCTTGGCCAGCTTCCCCTGTCATGGCTTCTGATTCCTGTCGGCCTCGTGTTGGTGGTGCTGTTCATGGCCACCAGTGCCGACTCGATGAGTTACGCCGCAGCCATGGTGGTGAGTGCTCAGAGCACGCCACCAGCCCTGCTGCGTTTGTTCTGGGCACTGATGATCGGCAGCCTCACCCTGGTTTTGCTGCGCATCGGCACCAGTCTGGGCGACAACACCTCGATCAACGCTCTGCAGGCCTTCATTGTGATCACTGCCGTGCCTGTCACCCCTCTGGTTCTGCTCAGTCTCTGGACTGCACCGCGCCTGGCCTGGAAGGAATGGCGTCAGCGCCAGCCGGCTCAGGGCTGA